The Urbifossiella limnaea genome has a window encoding:
- a CDS encoding zinc ribbon domain-containing protein translates to MDGTIRATCPSCNTGLKIPAKWAGQSVKCKKCGAVVRTKSAGDTPAPAAPVEQPADNAFAELGPTRPAAYNPFDPDVGGVAPPPPAYDPAAYHPAGYGPPPGYPYPMPPGYGPPPGYPYPMPPGYGPPPGYPYPMPPGYGPPPGYPYPMPPGYGPPPGYPQPAPYDPTAAAYPQPAPVPAPVAPLPPTPAPVPESVNGFKPGKEFKAVSEATAAHSRGKAGYQRGRGSSKAAWIGVAVALAVSLVAGVAVGVPYFKKLKEQANNHPTNPDPGNPKGGPASNPNRSPLVTGSSGLPRRLLFIQVSNYLYLNPLTTASMVNGSKGPDLTLHAANRLAHEWRVPRDKDNNQAFVVSDKEQPMKPVMAGAIDLFLDTCRPQDRIVMYYGGHVFTKKMEDKEEAFLVPMEGDPEDVETLIPVADVFAKVKACKATQKVIVWDVCRYNPERGRLRPGSEPMSEAVAKLLTEPAPAGVQVILTCQPGENALEYYNQSFDTLDLNKKIAGSAFLDLTRFVKGGGKNLGENDPIPVDDWAATLAKKVNEAAALASSGEKGGKFAQTVKVYGTAPQALTAANKDEAPAKRFEMPAPPKGASVADLVAEFALPPITGDDAIAELGAFPFPADTLAAYKADVSVSEMKMPGNKEKYAFQLAVVEGFETMRDVWGDSGRGKLRDSFTGVIDERLKKEVGREQDYLAVATPRVEQVLFLLEAVEPKKPQQSKRWQAHYDYAVAHAKARLAYLHEYNLALGNIKTEVLPARDPKLHDGYRLVSSPTMKVKKEKQYLVEAHEIFDAMITTYKGTPWAIVAKRDRALALGLAWQPYNSKGDLTPPEPPMAATKE, encoded by the coding sequence ATGGACGGGACGATCCGCGCGACCTGCCCGAGCTGTAACACCGGCCTGAAGATTCCTGCCAAGTGGGCGGGGCAGTCGGTGAAGTGCAAGAAGTGCGGGGCCGTCGTGCGTACCAAGAGCGCCGGCGACACGCCCGCGCCGGCGGCCCCCGTCGAGCAGCCGGCGGACAACGCTTTTGCGGAACTCGGCCCGACGCGACCGGCTGCGTACAACCCGTTTGACCCCGATGTCGGCGGCGTAGCCCCACCCCCGCCGGCCTACGACCCCGCCGCGTATCACCCCGCCGGGTACGGCCCACCCCCGGGCTATCCGTATCCCATGCCGCCCGGGTACGGCCCACCCCCGGGCTACCCGTATCCCATGCCGCCCGGGTACGGCCCACCCCCGGGCTACCCGTATCCCATGCCACCCGGCTACGGCCCACCCCCGGGCTACCCGTATCCCATGCCACCCGGCTACGGCCCACCCCCGGGCTACCCGCAGCCGGCGCCGTACGACCCGACCGCGGCGGCATACCCCCAACCCGCCCCAGTCCCCGCCCCCGTGGCGCCCCTGCCACCGACGCCCGCCCCTGTGCCCGAGTCGGTAAACGGGTTCAAGCCCGGCAAAGAGTTCAAGGCCGTCTCGGAGGCAACCGCCGCCCACAGCCGCGGCAAGGCCGGCTACCAGCGCGGCCGCGGCAGCAGCAAGGCGGCGTGGATCGGCGTCGCCGTCGCGCTCGCGGTCAGCCTCGTCGCCGGGGTCGCCGTCGGGGTGCCGTACTTCAAGAAGCTGAAGGAGCAGGCCAACAACCACCCGACGAACCCCGACCCGGGTAACCCGAAGGGCGGCCCCGCGTCGAACCCGAACCGTTCGCCGCTGGTGACCGGCTCGTCCGGCCTGCCGCGGCGGCTGCTGTTCATCCAGGTCAGCAACTACCTCTACCTCAACCCGCTGACGACGGCGTCGATGGTAAACGGCAGCAAGGGGCCGGACCTGACGCTGCACGCCGCGAACCGCCTCGCCCACGAGTGGCGAGTGCCGCGGGACAAGGACAACAACCAGGCGTTCGTCGTCTCCGACAAGGAGCAGCCGATGAAGCCGGTGATGGCCGGGGCCATCGACCTGTTCCTCGACACCTGCCGCCCGCAGGACCGCATCGTCATGTACTACGGCGGCCACGTCTTCACCAAGAAGATGGAAGACAAGGAGGAGGCGTTCCTGGTGCCGATGGAGGGCGACCCCGAGGACGTGGAGACGCTCATCCCCGTTGCCGACGTGTTCGCCAAGGTGAAGGCCTGCAAGGCGACGCAGAAGGTGATTGTGTGGGACGTGTGCCGGTACAACCCGGAACGCGGCCGCTTGAGGCCCGGCAGCGAGCCGATGAGCGAGGCGGTCGCCAAGCTCCTCACCGAGCCGGCACCGGCCGGCGTGCAGGTCATTCTCACGTGCCAACCCGGTGAGAACGCCCTGGAGTATTACAACCAGTCGTTCGACACGCTCGACCTGAACAAGAAGATCGCCGGGAGTGCCTTCCTCGACCTCACCCGCTTCGTGAAGGGCGGCGGCAAGAACCTCGGCGAGAACGACCCGATCCCGGTGGACGACTGGGCCGCGACGCTGGCGAAGAAGGTGAACGAGGCCGCCGCGCTGGCGTCGTCCGGCGAGAAGGGCGGCAAGTTCGCCCAGACGGTGAAGGTCTACGGCACCGCCCCGCAGGCGCTCACAGCGGCCAACAAGGACGAGGCGCCGGCGAAGCGGTTCGAGATGCCGGCCCCGCCGAAGGGTGCGTCGGTGGCCGACCTGGTGGCGGAGTTCGCGCTGCCGCCGATCACCGGCGACGACGCGATCGCCGAGTTGGGGGCGTTCCCGTTCCCGGCCGACACGCTCGCCGCGTACAAGGCCGACGTCTCCGTCAGCGAGATGAAGATGCCCGGGAACAAGGAGAAGTACGCCTTCCAACTGGCGGTCGTCGAGGGCTTCGAGACGATGCGCGACGTGTGGGGCGACTCCGGCCGCGGGAAGCTCCGCGACTCGTTCACCGGGGTCATCGACGAGCGCCTCAAGAAGGAGGTCGGCCGCGAACAGGACTACCTGGCCGTGGCGACGCCGCGGGTCGAGCAGGTGCTGTTCCTCCTGGAGGCGGTCGAGCCGAAAAAGCCCCAGCAGTCGAAGCGGTGGCAGGCCCACTACGACTACGCGGTGGCCCACGCGAAAGCCCGGCTGGCGTACCTCCACGAGTACAACCTGGCGCTGGGCAACATCAAGACCGAGGTGCTGCCGGCCCGCGACCCGAAGTTGCACGACGGGTATCGGCTGGTGTCCAGCCCGACGATGAAGGTGAAGAAGGAGAAGCAGTACCTCGTGGAGGCGCACGAAATCTTCGACGCGATGATCACCACGTACAAGGGGACGCCGTGGGCCATCGTGGCGAAGCGCGACCGGGCGCTGGCCCTCGGCCTGGCGTGGCAGCCGTACAACTCGAAGGGCGACCTGACGCCGCCGGAGCCGCCGATGGCGGCCACGAAGGAGTGA
- a CDS encoding isocitrate/isopropylmalate dehydrogenase family protein, producing MQAVLIDGDGIGPEVTAAACRVVAAAGVKVDWIRAPAGAAAAADYGDPLPDETLELIRRYRVALKGPVTTPVGRGFRSVNVRLRQGLDLFASVRPVTSLAGVTTPYENVDLVVVRENTEGLYAGLEHEVVPGVVESVRLVTRAAAERIVRFAFELARARGRRVVTFCHKADVMRLSDGLFLECARAVADDYPFVLFDEKAIDNVCLELAADPTRFDVLVMENQFGDLISDLCAGLVGGLGVVPGANIGGRNAVFEAVHGSAPDIAGTGRANPIAVVRSAAMLLDHVGRHEAAAQIERAVAATLQAGVGLTPDLGGSGTTATLTDELVRQVAR from the coding sequence GTGCAAGCAGTGCTCATCGACGGCGACGGGATCGGCCCAGAGGTCACCGCCGCGGCCTGCCGCGTCGTCGCCGCCGCGGGGGTGAAGGTCGATTGGATTCGGGCCCCCGCCGGAGCCGCCGCCGCGGCCGACTACGGCGACCCGCTCCCCGACGAAACCTTGGAGCTCATCCGCCGCTACCGCGTGGCACTGAAGGGGCCGGTAACCACGCCCGTCGGCCGCGGCTTCCGCTCCGTCAACGTCCGGCTGCGGCAGGGGCTCGACCTGTTCGCGAGCGTGCGGCCGGTCACGTCGCTGGCCGGGGTGACGACGCCGTACGAGAACGTGGACCTGGTCGTGGTCCGCGAGAACACCGAGGGGCTGTACGCCGGGCTGGAGCACGAGGTGGTGCCGGGCGTGGTGGAGAGCGTGCGGCTGGTGACGCGGGCGGCGGCGGAGCGGATCGTGCGGTTCGCGTTCGAGCTGGCCCGCGCCCGCGGCCGGCGCGTCGTCACCTTCTGCCACAAGGCCGACGTGATGCGGCTTTCGGACGGCCTGTTCCTGGAGTGCGCCCGCGCCGTGGCCGACGACTACCCGTTCGTGCTGTTCGACGAGAAGGCCATCGACAACGTCTGCCTGGAGCTGGCGGCCGACCCCACGCGGTTCGACGTGCTGGTGATGGAGAACCAGTTCGGCGACCTGATCTCGGACCTGTGCGCGGGGCTGGTGGGCGGCCTGGGCGTGGTGCCGGGGGCGAATATCGGCGGCCGGAACGCGGTGTTCGAGGCCGTCCACGGCAGCGCGCCGGACATCGCGGGGACGGGGCGGGCGAACCCGATCGCCGTGGTTCGCAGTGCGGCGATGCTACTGGACCACGTGGGCCGGCACGAGGCGGCGGCGCAGATCGAGCGGGCGGTGGCGGCGACGCTCCAGGCGGGCGTGGGGCTGACGCCCGACCTAGGCGGCAGCGGCACCACGGCCACGCTCACCGACGAACTGGTGCGGCAGGTCGCGCGGTGA
- a CDS encoding WD40 repeat domain-containing protein, with the protein MLILLAVLGSAMLVCGGGVGALVFFAFQPGPQVAEHPPEEPPPPAPEPVPQPEPLTTKPITFEKRWTTPGGPPVKGAFLLLSDDGKRLFAQDGGGVRVFDANTGTQTARIAGTGVPPVGGELLPIGTERVMVTTPTYPFPVVFHVTGTQAGELLPRQMLPPPVPRSVTKFALSPDGRHAFVGSKNPSGGPPGSNMFRLFDTASAQTIGAGFWEPGSAKFTADGTRLFVAEPMGRCRWLKVPGGALDGGWQYPDARVPTPLLSMSADGGVILYAGAPVGLDRGRYVLDGKTGQVLRRLSFDLASGPSHVSADGRRLIEVRDGTAIVTDTRTGIELGREKVGADGENVAVRADGRAVAVRDPTDGELSVFTLKGDPPAASSPLPTPLSPVPDALPPNAFGGPFPQAGPFPQAGPFPMPPPTITPTPRPAPPPALKARWTAPADVGQLALRPEFAPTFTRDGAILLQHGGTTGLILAYDSADGTPLPGYAGHPGSESLGWVAPFADRVASSGKDGNVKVWMARTGAPASDLVFPQLSIPGKQTYASYKAVSPTGRYTAHGRQSPMSGTAGQFRVMDTTTGKDVIEGNWLASSGSGHISFTPDELRVFVVNGTGKAAWYKLPSGEKDLEWGGKGPQPTNSVASVSADGGRVVFYGKLTSSLETNVVDGRTGEIVRPLRAPYQPAVASLSPDGSLLAVPISELRDGVQWHVDVLEVASGKKLGRISPPREGGSDQPIPRFSPDGKSIAVTFRAARQIALYAPRPEPP; encoded by the coding sequence GTGCTCATCCTCCTCGCTGTGCTCGGCAGCGCGATGCTCGTGTGCGGCGGGGGCGTGGGAGCACTCGTGTTCTTCGCCTTCCAACCGGGGCCGCAGGTCGCCGAGCACCCGCCGGAGGAGCCGCCCCCGCCGGCGCCGGAGCCTGTCCCGCAGCCCGAGCCGCTTACGACGAAGCCGATCACATTCGAGAAGCGCTGGACGACACCCGGCGGCCCCCCGGTAAAGGGAGCGTTCTTGCTCCTGTCCGACGACGGCAAGCGGTTGTTCGCCCAGGACGGCGGCGGGGTGCGCGTGTTCGACGCCAACACCGGCACGCAGACGGCCCGCATCGCCGGCACCGGCGTGCCGCCGGTCGGCGGCGAGTTGCTTCCGATCGGCACCGAGCGCGTGATGGTGACCACGCCGACGTACCCGTTTCCGGTCGTGTTCCACGTGACAGGGACGCAGGCGGGCGAACTCCTCCCGCGGCAGATGCTCCCGCCGCCGGTGCCGCGGAGCGTCACGAAGTTCGCCCTCAGCCCCGACGGCAGGCACGCCTTCGTCGGGTCGAAAAATCCGTCCGGCGGGCCGCCGGGGAGCAACATGTTTCGCTTGTTCGACACCGCCTCCGCTCAGACGATCGGGGCCGGCTTCTGGGAGCCCGGCAGCGCGAAGTTCACGGCCGACGGCACCCGGCTGTTCGTCGCCGAGCCGATGGGCCGGTGCCGGTGGCTGAAGGTGCCCGGCGGGGCGCTCGACGGGGGTTGGCAATATCCGGACGCCCGGGTGCCGACGCCTCTGCTGTCGATGTCCGCGGACGGCGGCGTGATCCTGTACGCCGGAGCTCCGGTCGGCCTGGATCGCGGCCGGTACGTTCTCGACGGCAAGACCGGCCAGGTGCTCCGCCGCCTCAGCTTCGACTTGGCTTCCGGCCCGTCGCACGTCAGCGCGGACGGCCGCCGGTTGATCGAGGTGAGGGACGGAACCGCAATCGTGACCGACACCCGTACCGGTATCGAGCTGGGCCGCGAGAAGGTGGGTGCGGACGGCGAGAACGTCGCGGTGCGCGCTGATGGCAGGGCCGTGGCCGTCCGCGACCCGACCGACGGCGAACTGTCCGTGTTCACGCTCAAGGGCGATCCGCCGGCCGCGTCGAGTCCGCTACCCACACCGCTCAGCCCTGTGCCCGACGCGCTGCCGCCGAATGCCTTCGGCGGCCCGTTCCCGCAGGCCGGCCCGTTCCCGCAGGCCGGCCCGTTCCCGATGCCGCCGCCGACGATCACGCCGACGCCGCGGCCCGCCCCGCCTCCGGCGCTGAAGGCGCGCTGGACGGCCCCGGCGGACGTGGGGCAGCTCGCGCTCAGGCCGGAATTCGCGCCGACGTTCACCCGCGACGGCGCGATCCTCCTCCAACACGGCGGCACCACGGGCCTGATTCTGGCCTACGACTCCGCCGACGGCACCCCGCTCCCCGGGTATGCTGGGCACCCGGGGAGCGAGTCCCTCGGCTGGGTGGCCCCGTTCGCCGACCGCGTGGCGTCGTCCGGTAAGGACGGGAACGTGAAGGTGTGGATGGCCCGGACCGGGGCGCCTGCGTCCGACCTCGTGTTCCCGCAGTTGTCCATCCCCGGGAAGCAGACCTACGCTTCGTACAAGGCCGTGTCGCCCACGGGCCGCTACACGGCGCACGGTCGGCAGTCGCCGATGAGTGGCACGGCGGGGCAGTTCCGGGTCATGGACACGACCACCGGCAAGGACGTGATCGAGGGGAACTGGCTGGCGTCGTCCGGGTCGGGGCACATCTCGTTCACGCCGGACGAGTTGCGGGTATTTGTGGTGAACGGCACCGGTAAGGCGGCGTGGTACAAGCTGCCGTCCGGCGAAAAGGACCTCGAGTGGGGTGGTAAGGGGCCGCAGCCGACGAATAGCGTGGCGTCGGTTTCGGCCGACGGCGGCCGGGTCGTGTTCTACGGCAAGCTCACGAGCTCGCTCGAGACAAACGTCGTCGACGGCAGGACGGGCGAGATCGTGCGGCCACTGCGGGCGCCGTATCAGCCTGCCGTGGCATCACTCTCGCCGGACGGATCGCTGCTGGCGGTGCCGATTTCGGAGCTGCGCGACGGCGTGCAGTGGCACGTGGACGTGCTGGAGGTGGCGAGCGGAAAGAAGCTCGGCCGCATCTCACCCCCGCGGGAGGGTGGCAGCGACCAACCGATTCCGCGATTCTCGCCAGACGGCAAGTCGATCGCGGTGACGTTTCGCGCGGCCCGGCAGATCGCACTGTACGCCCCGAGGCCAGAGCCACCGTAG
- the sthA gene encoding Si-specific NAD(P)(+) transhydrogenase, producing the protein MPDALPFDLVVIGAGPGGVAAAETAALLGRKVAIVEATPLVGGAAVNTGTIPSKTLRETALALSGVRSRALHGVDLSLRRGLTVNDLLRHERAVKATEATQMRARLDAYGVTVVHGTGGFHDAHTVRVVRPTPPGGEVYLRGEKVLVATGSTPARPTLFPFQSNRVHDSDELLYISALPRSLAVIGAGVIGSEYACMFAALGTRVHLVDGRDKLLPFLDPDLSAALQGAMTAGGIRFWWNEKVAKCDTPRIGETTLTLTSGAELQVDQVLVCAGRSARTVELNPAAAGFELTPKGLIAVDEHFRTTVPHVYAVGDVIGFPALASTSAEQGRVAACHMFGSDEKDAVAKFLPAGIYTIPEVSAAGLTEPEALAAGHAVVVGRADYAQNPRGKIIGDKSGFLKLVFDAADMKLLGVHVIGEQASELVHIGLLALMAGGGAKLFLDTCFNYPTLGDLYKLATHDALIRRARHAGRIPRAVVS; encoded by the coding sequence ATGCCCGACGCCCTGCCGTTCGACCTGGTTGTGATCGGCGCCGGCCCCGGCGGCGTTGCCGCGGCCGAGACCGCCGCGCTGCTTGGTCGCAAGGTTGCGATCGTGGAGGCGACGCCGCTCGTCGGCGGGGCCGCGGTCAACACCGGCACCATCCCCAGCAAGACGCTCCGCGAGACGGCCCTGGCCCTCAGCGGCGTCCGCAGCAGGGCGCTGCACGGCGTGGACCTCTCGCTCCGCCGCGGACTCACGGTCAACGACCTGCTCCGCCACGAGCGCGCGGTCAAGGCCACCGAGGCGACGCAGATGCGCGCCCGCCTCGACGCCTACGGCGTCACCGTCGTCCACGGCACCGGCGGCTTCCACGACGCACACACCGTCCGCGTCGTGCGGCCGACCCCACCCGGCGGCGAGGTGTACCTCCGCGGCGAGAAGGTGCTGGTGGCGACCGGCTCCACACCGGCGCGGCCGACCCTGTTCCCGTTCCAGTCGAACCGCGTCCACGACTCCGACGAGCTGCTGTACATCTCGGCCCTGCCGCGGTCGCTGGCCGTCATCGGGGCCGGCGTCATCGGCAGCGAGTACGCCTGCATGTTCGCCGCCCTCGGCACCCGCGTCCATCTCGTCGACGGCCGCGACAAACTGCTGCCGTTCCTCGACCCCGACCTGTCGGCGGCGCTGCAAGGCGCGATGACCGCCGGCGGCATCCGCTTCTGGTGGAACGAGAAGGTGGCGAAGTGCGACACGCCGCGGATCGGCGAGACGACGCTGACGCTGACCAGCGGGGCCGAGTTGCAGGTGGACCAGGTCCTGGTGTGCGCCGGTCGGTCGGCCCGCACGGTGGAGCTGAACCCGGCGGCGGCGGGCTTCGAACTGACGCCGAAGGGGCTGATCGCGGTGGACGAGCACTTCCGCACCACGGTGCCCCACGTCTACGCGGTCGGCGACGTGATCGGCTTCCCGGCGCTGGCGAGCACGAGCGCCGAACAGGGGCGGGTGGCGGCGTGCCACATGTTCGGGTCGGACGAGAAGGACGCGGTGGCGAAGTTCCTGCCGGCCGGGATTTACACGATCCCGGAGGTGAGCGCCGCCGGGCTGACGGAGCCGGAGGCCTTGGCGGCGGGGCACGCGGTGGTGGTCGGCCGGGCCGACTACGCCCAGAACCCGCGCGGCAAAATTATCGGCGACAAGTCCGGCTTCCTAAAGCTGGTGTTCGACGCGGCGGACATGAAGCTGCTGGGCGTCCACGTGATCGGCGAGCAGGCGAGCGAACTGGTACACATCGGACTGCTGGCGCTGATGGCCGGCGGCGGGGCGAAGCTGTTCCTGGACACGTGCTTCAACTACCCGACGCTCGGCGACCTGTACAAGCTGGCGACGCACGACGCCCTGATCCGGCGAGCCCGGCACGCCGGCCGCATCCCGCGCGCGGTGGTGAGTTAG
- a CDS encoding PQQ-binding-like beta-propeller repeat protein, protein MLRRAALLLALAPTLALAADWPQFRGPARDGHSADTGLLKSWPAGGPKLLWTFAEGGVGYAGPAVVGDRLYTCGGKGGDEYVYALDLTKTPAAVLWSAKIGPLFTWQGNSWNAGPSVTPTVDGDRVYALGGFGDLVCVEAKTGKELWRANYAKDFGGEVNPIGGGLTQPSPLGWGNSAAPLVDGSTLVCVVGGKRGLFAGLDKTTGKLLWRSADVPEQAPYSSPVAAKLGGVPQYVSATNKGLVGVGLKGELLWRHDRATAFDDVVISTPVVRDGVVAVSVGFGEGIEAVTVAPGAGGKLTATKQYASKEIQNRDGGLVLLGDHLYGHSEQGGWVCAEFKTGKVLWTEGKALGRGVISAADGKLYCAAEKGGAVVLLDAATDGWKEAGRLSLPATSKLRKPQGMLWTHPVVANGHLYIRDQELLFCYAVKG, encoded by the coding sequence ATGCTCCGCCGCGCCGCACTCCTTCTTGCACTCGCACCCACCCTCGCACTCGCGGCCGATTGGCCGCAGTTCCGCGGCCCGGCGCGCGACGGGCACTCCGCCGACACCGGACTCCTGAAGTCGTGGCCGGCCGGCGGCCCGAAGCTGCTGTGGACGTTCGCCGAGGGCGGTGTCGGCTACGCCGGCCCGGCGGTGGTCGGCGACCGCCTCTACACCTGCGGCGGCAAGGGCGGTGACGAGTACGTCTACGCCCTCGACCTGACAAAGACCCCGGCGGCGGTGCTGTGGTCGGCGAAGATCGGCCCGCTGTTCACGTGGCAAGGAAACAGCTGGAACGCCGGCCCAAGCGTCACCCCCACCGTGGACGGGGACCGCGTCTACGCCCTCGGCGGCTTCGGCGACCTCGTCTGCGTCGAGGCCAAGACCGGGAAAGAACTGTGGCGCGCGAACTACGCCAAGGACTTCGGCGGCGAGGTGAACCCGATCGGCGGCGGCCTGACGCAGCCGTCGCCGCTGGGCTGGGGGAACAGCGCCGCCCCGCTCGTGGACGGCAGCACGCTCGTATGCGTGGTAGGGGGCAAACGCGGCCTGTTTGCCGGGCTCGACAAGACGACCGGAAAGCTGCTGTGGCGCAGCGCCGACGTACCGGAGCAGGCGCCGTACTCGTCGCCGGTGGCGGCGAAGCTCGGCGGCGTGCCGCAGTACGTGAGCGCCACGAACAAGGGGCTCGTCGGCGTCGGTCTGAAGGGCGAACTCCTGTGGCGGCACGACCGCGCCACGGCGTTCGACGACGTGGTGATCTCGACTCCGGTCGTGCGCGACGGCGTCGTCGCGGTGAGTGTCGGCTTCGGCGAGGGGATCGAGGCCGTAACCGTCGCCCCCGGCGCGGGCGGCAAGCTGACGGCGACGAAGCAGTACGCCTCGAAGGAGATTCAGAACCGCGACGGCGGTCTGGTGCTGCTCGGCGACCACCTGTACGGCCACTCCGAGCAGGGCGGCTGGGTGTGCGCCGAGTTCAAGACGGGCAAGGTGCTATGGACCGAGGGGAAGGCGCTGGGCCGCGGGGTGATCTCGGCCGCCGACGGGAAACTCTACTGCGCCGCCGAGAAGGGCGGGGCCGTGGTGCTGCTCGACGCCGCGACCGACGGCTGGAAAGAAGCGGGCCGGCTGTCGCTACCGGCGACGTCGAAGCTGCGGAAGCCGCAGGGGATGCTGTGGACGCACCCGGTGGTCGCCAACGGCCACCTGTACATCCGCGACCAGGAGCTGCTGTTCTGCTACGCCGTCAAGGGATAG
- the dnaX gene encoding DNA polymerase III subunit gamma/tau → MANKPPPPDPAAAEYTVVARRYRPQQFAELIGQEHVAQALVNALQSGRVAHAYLFTGARGVGKTSAARILAKALNCETGTTPTPCDKCDSCLAVAAGEDVDVLEIDGASNNKVEEVRDLRQNVGFRPTRGRYKIYIIDEVHMLSTSAFNALLKTLEEPPPHVKFIFATTEVQKIPVTILSRCQRFDFAYVGPGRIFDQLKAIVSREGHQADDDALKLVARRAAGSMRDSQSLLDQLLASATGTLTADHVNAVLGTSGDDRVIGLAAAILDRDAAKALNLLSEWIDRGLQVGELLDQLIEYWRALMLVSCAPELKELPHSPLVLESVSKVVGRISLDTVLAGLDVWTTTKARVRGMGHGQVLLEMAAVRLARMDEALSVGQLLRSIAQGGPPHAAPGGNGVATMGGASVDGVKKNSPLTLASDRTGWDNSAVGDGTPRDLTVESVAAVWQDAKRILHERAPLLASQLDSALVPAIFGPNSLAIRFPPGYNSAYQASATEQGLLRVQDALKRVTGKPVTVRFDAPPSGGPAESPAKLPATSAAERKKTLMTLPFFQKAADSLGAQLWHVDEAFDPAAVAPQPATPTDDTDEAT, encoded by the coding sequence ATGGCGAACAAACCACCCCCGCCGGACCCCGCCGCGGCCGAGTACACGGTCGTCGCGCGGCGCTACCGGCCTCAACAGTTTGCCGAGCTCATCGGCCAGGAGCACGTCGCCCAGGCGCTCGTGAACGCCCTGCAGTCGGGCCGCGTCGCCCACGCCTACCTGTTCACCGGCGCCCGCGGCGTCGGCAAGACGAGCGCCGCCCGCATCCTGGCCAAGGCGCTCAACTGCGAGACCGGCACCACCCCCACGCCGTGCGACAAGTGCGACAGCTGCCTCGCCGTCGCCGCGGGCGAGGACGTGGACGTGCTGGAGATCGACGGGGCCAGCAACAACAAGGTGGAGGAGGTCCGCGACCTGCGGCAGAACGTCGGCTTCCGCCCCACCCGCGGCCGCTACAAGATTTACATCATCGACGAAGTCCACATGCTGTCCACGAGCGCGTTCAACGCGCTGCTGAAGACGCTGGAGGAGCCGCCGCCGCACGTCAAGTTCATCTTCGCCACCACGGAAGTACAGAAGATTCCGGTCACGATCCTGTCGCGCTGCCAGCGGTTCGACTTCGCTTACGTCGGCCCCGGCCGCATCTTCGACCAGCTCAAGGCGATCGTGAGCCGGGAAGGGCACCAGGCCGACGACGACGCCCTGAAGCTCGTCGCCCGCCGCGCCGCCGGCTCGATGCGCGACTCGCAATCACTGCTCGATCAGTTGCTCGCGTCGGCGACGGGCACGCTGACCGCCGATCACGTGAACGCGGTGCTGGGCACCTCCGGTGACGACCGCGTCATCGGGCTCGCCGCCGCGATCCTGGACCGCGACGCTGCGAAGGCACTGAACCTGCTCAGCGAGTGGATCGACCGCGGACTCCAGGTCGGCGAACTTCTCGACCAGCTGATCGAGTACTGGCGGGCGCTCATGCTTGTCAGTTGTGCTCCGGAGTTGAAAGAACTCCCGCATTCGCCACTCGTTCTGGAGAGCGTCAGTAAGGTCGTCGGGCGAATCAGCCTCGATACTGTGTTGGCCGGGCTCGACGTGTGGACGACGACGAAAGCCCGTGTGCGCGGCATGGGACACGGCCAGGTGCTGCTAGAAATGGCGGCCGTGCGGCTCGCCCGCATGGACGAGGCGCTTTCCGTCGGGCAATTGCTCCGGTCGATCGCCCAGGGTGGGCCGCCGCATGCCGCGCCTGGCGGCAACGGTGTGGCAACAATGGGCGGTGCGTCAGTCGACGGCGTAAAAAAAAACAGCCCGCTGACGCTGGCGTCGGATCGAACCGGATGGGATAATTCGGCAGTTGGTGACGGTACTCCGCGAGACTTGACCGTGGAGTCGGTCGCCGCGGTGTGGCAGGACGCCAAGCGGATTCTGCACGAGCGGGCGCCGCTTCTCGCCAGTCAACTCGATTCGGCACTTGTGCCTGCAATTTTCGGGCCAAATTCGCTGGCAATCCGGTTTCCCCCCGGGTATAATTCCGCTTACCAGGCGAGTGCCACCGAGCAGGGTCTGCTTCGCGTGCAGGACGCGCTGAAGCGTGTGACGGGCAAGCCGGTCACGGTCCGCTTCGACGCCCCGCCCAGTGGCGGGCCCGCCGAATCGCCCGCGAAGTTGCCGGCGACCTCTGCCGCGGAGCGAAAGAAGACGCTGATGACGCTGCCGTTCTTCCAGAAGGCGGCCGACTCGCTCGGGGCGCAGCTGTGGCACGTGGACGAGGCGTTCGACCCGGCCGCCGTCGCCCCCCAGCCCGCGACCCCGACCGACGACACCGACGAGGCGACGTGA
- a CDS encoding YbaB/EbfC family nucleoid-associated protein, which produces MFGKLGSLMSLMGNSGKLKEEMEKLNTQLGTIVAEGAAGAGYVTAKVNGRMEVVSVAITPDAMTDREMLEDLVAAAVNNAMAKAREQVATATAKMAENMGLPPGMLGGGLPGLS; this is translated from the coding sequence ATGTTCGGAAAGCTCGGCTCGCTGATGTCCCTGATGGGGAACTCCGGCAAGCTCAAGGAGGAGATGGAGAAGCTGAACACCCAGCTCGGGACAATCGTCGCCGAGGGGGCCGCCGGCGCCGGCTATGTGACTGCGAAGGTGAACGGCCGGATGGAGGTGGTGTCCGTGGCGATCACGCCCGACGCCATGACCGACCGCGAGATGCTCGAAGACCTGGTTGCCGCGGCCGTGAACAACGCGATGGCCAAAGCCCGCGAGCAGGTCGCCACCGCGACGGCAAAGATGGCCGAGAACATGGGGCTGCCGCCGGGGATGCTGGGCGGCGGGCTGCCGGGGCTGTCGTGA